In a genomic window of Bacteroidota bacterium:
- a CDS encoding peroxiredoxin: protein MSILVGRKAPSFKAQAVINGEEIVADFSLDQFTGKKPVVFFFYPKDFTFVCPTELHAFQEMLPEFEKRGAAVVACSTDTETSHWGWLQVPKAMGGIHGVTYPIVADTTKTIATNYGVLAGEYEYDDEGKLAATGPMIAYRGLFIMDKNGVVQHQLVNNFPIGRNVEEALRTLDAMLFHEDKGEVCPAKWRAGEAGMKANQAGVKNYLATN, encoded by the coding sequence ATGTCAATTTTAGTTGGAAGAAAAGCTCCATCATTTAAAGCGCAAGCTGTTATAAACGGAGAAGAAATCGTTGCAGATTTTTCATTAGATCAATTTACAGGAAAAAAACCAGTAGTATTCTTTTTTTATCCAAAAGATTTTACTTTTGTTTGCCCTACCGAATTACATGCTTTCCAGGAAATGTTGCCTGAATTTGAAAAAAGAGGAGCAGCAGTTGTAGCTTGCTCAACAGACACAGAAACTTCTCACTGGGGTTGGTTGCAGGTTCCAAAAGCAATGGGTGGTATTCACGGGGTTACTTATCCCATAGTTGCTGATACAACCAAAACTATAGCAACCAATTATGGTGTTCTTGCCGGAGAGTATGAATATGATGATGAAGGAAAATTAGCTGCAACTGGTCCAATGATTGCCTATAGAGGATTATTCATTATGGATAAAAATGGTGTAGTTCAGCATCAATTAGTAAATAATTTCCCTATCGGAAGAAATGTTGAGGAGGCGTTAAGGACTTTAGATGCAATGTTATTCCATGAAGACAAAGGTGAGGTTTGTCCTGCAAAATGGAGAGCAGGCGAAGCTGGAATGAAAGCAAATCAAGCTGGGGTAAAAAACTATTTGGCAACAAATTAA
- a CDS encoding methyltransferase domain-containing protein: MVDNPQWYKDWFNSPYYHILYKHRDETEAADFIANLKKYLNIPAQSKILDLACGKGRHSLQLYQEGYDVTGVDLSEESINYAQKFENENLHFYKHDMRRPFRANYFDYVLNLFSSFGYFNTDKEHANSIKHAATALKKDGVLVIDFFNMNKIKNELVAQEFKSVSGIDFKIKKSIVDNSIVKEINFTEKGLSHCYIEKVRLLTVDDFKGYFDLAGLELIALKGNYQMNEFNTLNSPRLILFAKKI, encoded by the coding sequence ATGGTTGATAATCCCCAATGGTATAAGGACTGGTTTAATTCTCCTTATTATCATATTTTATATAAGCACCGAGATGAAACTGAGGCAGCTGATTTTATTGCTAATTTAAAAAAATATTTAAACATACCTGCTCAATCAAAAATCCTGGATTTAGCTTGTGGAAAAGGAAGGCATTCTTTACAATTATACCAGGAGGGATATGATGTAACTGGAGTTGATCTTTCAGAGGAAAGTATAAATTATGCCCAGAAGTTTGAAAACGAAAATCTTCACTTCTACAAACATGATATGCGTAGGCCTTTCAGAGCAAATTATTTTGATTATGTGTTGAATCTCTTTTCCAGTTTCGGTTATTTTAATACGGATAAAGAACATGCTAATTCAATTAAACATGCGGCTACAGCATTAAAAAAAGATGGTGTTTTAGTGATTGATTTTTTCAATATGAATAAAATTAAAAACGAACTGGTTGCCCAGGAATTCAAATCAGTTTCCGGAATTGATTTTAAAATTAAAAAAAGCATTGTTGATAATTCTATTGTTAAAGAGATAAATTTTACTGAAAAAGGCCTTTCCCATTGTTATATTGAAAAAGTGAGATTATTGACAGTTGATGATTTCAAAGGGTATTTTGATTTGGCAGGATTGGAATTAATTGCATTAAAAGGAAATTATCAAATGAATGAATTTAATACATTAAATTCCCCAAGGCTTATTTTGTTTGCAAAAAAAATTTAA